The nucleotide window GGCAGGGTGGGGCGCCAGCACCCGTGGCGGCGCTGCGGGTTGAAAAGCATAAGCTGCGCGGGCCGGATGGCAAGAATGCTACGGTATCGATAGCTGAAATACCAGAAACCACGGTGGAAAAACCCGTTTTTGATTCAAATTTTGGCGATTTGCCATCTGGCCCCATCTTTGGCGATGCCGAGCAGCAAGCGCTGCAACGCATCATGGCCGCGCGGCGCGACATGCGCCACTTCACGCCCGGCGCCGCACTCGATCCCGCCGTGCTGGCCGCGCTGCTGCAAGCGGCGCATCAAGGCCCCTCGGTCGGCCTGATGCAGCCGTGGCGGCTGATCCATGTGCGCGACGACGCGCTGCGCGTGCAGATCGCCCAGCTGGTCGATCGTGAACGGCAGGCCACTGCCCAAGCGCTGGAGCAGGCCGAAGGGCGCGGCCAGCCGTTTTTGGCGCTGAAGGTGGAGGGCATCCGCGAAGCCGCCGCCCTGCTGGCCGTGGTGCAGGCGCCGGACGACGGCACCCTGTTTGGCCGCCGCACGCTGCCGCGCGAGATGGCGCTGCTGTCTACCGGCTGCGCCATGCAAAACCTGTGGCTGGCCGCGCGGGCGCACAACCTGGGCTTGGGCTGGGTGTCGCTGATCGAGCCGGAGCCCTTGGCCGCGCTGCTGCATTTGCCTGAAGGCGCCCAGCCGCTGGGCCTGCTGTGCATTGGCCCCGTGCCGGCTTTTTACGCCGCGCCCATGCTGGCGCAAGTGAGCTGGCGCACCCCGCGTCCGCTGCACGAGCTGTGTTTTGACAACCGCTGGGGGCAGGAGTTGCCCATTGGCGGGTGAAATGTTTTTATTGGCAGTCGGTCGCGGGCTATCCGAGATATTGAACAGACAAACATCCGGACGCAGAGGGCGCAGAAGATACGCAGAGCAACCGTCTTACCTGTCAACCCCCATGCATTGCAGGATTCCACATTTGCTTGCTTTTGGCGATGGCGTTGAGCATCGTCAGCAGCTTGCGCATGCATGCCACCAGCGCCACCTTCTTGGGCTTTCCTGCCGCCAGCAGGCGCTCATAGAAAGCCTTGATCAGCGGGTTATGACGCGAGCTCACCAGCGCGGCCATGTACAGCGTGCGTCGCACCTGCTCGCGCCCGCCCCAGATGCAGCGGCGCCCGCGCATCTGACCCGAATCGCGATTGAGCGGCGCCACGCCTGCCAAGGCTGCCACACCACGCCGATCCAGCGTGCCCAGCTCCGGCATCTCGGCCAGCAACACCGCTACCGTGGCGGCGCCCACGCCCGGCACGCTGCTCAAGGCCGCAGCCAGTTCGGCATGCTGCTGCTGGACATGTTCAGCCACCAGCGCATCGCAGTCACCCAGCT belongs to Ottowia testudinis and includes:
- the bluB gene encoding 5,6-dimethylbenzimidazole synthase, giving the protein MKIALGLGCDRGTPAATLAQAVDEALAQAGATLADVVAVASIDLKVDEAGMRELAAQHRWRVCYYSAAQLAAVPVPNPSEVVRQYTGTPSVSEAAALLAAGQGGAPAPVAALRVEKHKLRGPDGKNATVSIAEIPETTVEKPVFDSNFGDLPSGPIFGDAEQQALQRIMAARRDMRHFTPGAALDPAVLAALLQAAHQGPSVGLMQPWRLIHVRDDALRVQIAQLVDRERQATAQALEQAEGRGQPFLALKVEGIREAAALLAVVQAPDDGTLFGRRTLPREMALLSTGCAMQNLWLAARAHNLGLGWVSLIEPEPLAALLHLPEGAQPLGLLCIGPVPAFYAAPMLAQVSWRTPRPLHELCFDNRWGQELPIGG